A genomic region of Christiangramia sp. OXR-203 contains the following coding sequences:
- a CDS encoding ATP-binding protein, translated as MEEKLAQRPSSCLKIVLFGPESTGKTTLSEDLSKYYSEPLVPEFMRKYLQKVWDLQQRICEPQDILPIARGQMQLENEKSRQADRLLICDTDLLEIKVYSEAYYDNFVDPQLLKHALNNEYALYFLTYIDVPWTPDDLRDKPHDREGMFQRFQQTLDEYQKPYMILKGDRETRLNSAVKKIDQLLKTHNQ; from the coding sequence ATGGAAGAAAAACTTGCGCAACGACCTTCGTCCTGCCTGAAAATAGTCTTGTTCGGCCCTGAATCTACCGGGAAAACAACGCTGTCAGAAGATCTTTCCAAATACTATTCTGAACCCCTGGTGCCGGAATTTATGCGGAAATACCTTCAGAAAGTATGGGATCTCCAACAAAGAATTTGCGAGCCTCAGGATATCTTACCTATCGCAAGAGGACAGATGCAATTGGAAAATGAGAAGTCCAGACAGGCAGACAGGCTTTTAATATGTGATACCGATCTGCTGGAGATAAAGGTCTATTCTGAAGCTTACTATGATAATTTCGTCGACCCACAACTTCTTAAACATGCGTTAAACAACGAATACGCTCTCTATTTTTTAACGTATATTGATGTTCCGTGGACGCCAGATGATCTAAGGGATAAACCTCACGACCGTGAGGGAATGTTTCAGAGATTTCAGCAAACGCTCGATGAATATCAAAAACCTTATATGATTCTGAAAGGTGATCGGGAAACCCGATTAAATTCCGCAGTTAAAAAAATTGACCAACTATTAAAAACTCATAACCAGTGA
- the pnuC gene encoding nicotinamide riboside transporter PnuC, with translation MQPIFDYLFSQYSEYPTLFIILEIIAVIFGFLSVWYSKQNNILVYPTGIISTMIFVYLLWQWELLGDMMINAYYFSMSIYGWYVWTRKVDDEHFTPITSTTRKEKILSVVIFTGTLLFVFGIYEWFDKWNNWTAYIDTVTTAIFFVGMWLMARKKIENWIYWIIGDIISVPLYFYKGLTLTSLQYLLFTIIAIYGYLAWKKNLRNDLRPA, from the coding sequence ATGCAGCCGATTTTTGATTACCTGTTTAGTCAGTATTCAGAATATCCTACGCTTTTTATAATTCTGGAGATCATTGCTGTGATTTTCGGTTTTCTTTCCGTCTGGTATTCCAAGCAAAATAATATCCTCGTTTATCCAACTGGTATTATAAGCACGATGATCTTTGTGTACTTGCTGTGGCAATGGGAATTGCTTGGGGATATGATGATCAATGCCTATTACTTTTCCATGAGCATCTATGGCTGGTATGTATGGACGAGGAAAGTAGATGATGAACACTTTACGCCAATTACTTCTACCACCAGAAAAGAAAAAATACTTTCGGTAGTAATTTTCACAGGAACACTGCTCTTTGTATTTGGTATTTATGAATGGTTCGATAAATGGAATAACTGGACCGCTTATATAGACACGGTCACTACAGCGATATTCTTTGTGGGAATGTGGCTTATGGCCCGTAAGAAGATTGAAAACTGGATCTACTGGATCATTGGGGATATAATTTCTGTGCCGCTATATTTTTATAAAGGCCTAACTTTAACCAGCTTACAATATCTTTTATTTACCATAATTGCCATTTACGGTTATCTAGCATGGAAGAAAAACTTGCGCAACGACCTTCGTCCTGCCTGA
- a CDS encoding YkoF family thiamine/hydroxymethylpyrimidine-binding protein yields the protein MNISVELTLTPIQDDYEPAIINFIKKMRDSGLTVKENLLSTQVYGDYDEVMGLLNKEIKNAFEAIDRGLMYVKIVKSDRSDYAADF from the coding sequence ATGAACATTTCAGTAGAACTTACGCTAACCCCAATTCAGGATGATTACGAACCGGCGATCATTAATTTTATAAAAAAAATGCGTGATTCCGGACTCACCGTAAAGGAAAACCTTCTAAGTACTCAGGTTTACGGTGATTATGATGAGGTTATGGGTCTGCTCAATAAAGAGATCAAAAATGCCTTTGAAGCGATAGACCGCGGACTTATGTACGTGAAAATTGTAAAATCTGATCGCTCCGACTATGCAGCCGATTTTTGA
- a CDS encoding sigma-54 dependent transcriptional regulator, with amino-acid sequence MSKVLVVEDDVAFGTMLKTFLEKREYKVELVFSAAEAFNKIEKSNFELVLTDVRLPDHDGLEILKRVKAKDIATQVIVMTSYAEISMAVNAMKEGAFDYVSKPFRPESILQTIENALRTKVVAPKEVAAKPAKKASKSSSTTQRLDLVEGVSEPSRRLADYVELVSPTNMSVLITGESGTGKEQVAKSIHLESKRRDAPFIAVDCGAIPKEIASSEFFGHIKGSFTGAINDKTGHFEAANGGTLFLDEIGNLSYELQVQLLRALQERRVKPVGSNNEIEVDIRVVTATNEDLSNAVKEGDFREDLYHRLNEFSIKIPALRERKEDLMLFANHFLDEANKDLEKNVLGFTDKAIDAFKNYNWPGNLRELRNMVKRAVLLTQEDLIPLKVLPHEIATSSRSTENDYGLFKNKNEEQLILDALEKTDGNKSKAARMLSIDRKTLYNKLKQYGIKL; translated from the coding sequence ATGTCTAAAGTTCTGGTCGTTGAAGACGATGTTGCCTTCGGTACTATGCTCAAAACCTTTTTAGAGAAAAGGGAGTATAAAGTCGAGCTGGTATTTTCTGCAGCTGAAGCATTCAATAAGATTGAAAAAAGCAACTTTGAACTTGTGCTTACAGATGTTCGTCTACCAGATCATGATGGCCTTGAGATCCTGAAAAGGGTTAAAGCTAAGGACATCGCTACTCAGGTGATCGTAATGACAAGTTATGCTGAAATCAGTATGGCTGTAAATGCAATGAAAGAAGGTGCATTCGATTATGTATCCAAGCCATTTCGACCTGAATCTATATTACAAACCATAGAAAACGCCTTGCGTACTAAGGTGGTAGCACCAAAAGAAGTTGCCGCGAAACCCGCAAAGAAAGCCAGCAAATCCAGTTCAACAACACAAAGACTTGATCTTGTAGAAGGCGTTAGTGAACCTTCCCGAAGACTTGCAGATTATGTGGAACTGGTATCCCCAACAAATATGTCGGTTTTGATCACCGGTGAAAGTGGTACGGGAAAAGAGCAGGTGGCAAAGAGCATCCATCTGGAAAGTAAAAGACGTGATGCGCCTTTTATCGCCGTAGATTGTGGAGCGATCCCAAAAGAGATAGCTTCCAGTGAATTCTTTGGTCATATTAAAGGTTCCTTTACTGGCGCGATAAACGATAAAACCGGTCACTTTGAAGCCGCTAACGGCGGAACATTGTTTCTTGATGAAATTGGAAATCTTAGTTATGAACTTCAGGTACAGTTATTACGTGCGCTTCAGGAAAGACGTGTGAAGCCTGTTGGAAGTAATAATGAAATAGAAGTAGATATTCGCGTGGTAACAGCAACCAATGAAGATCTCTCGAATGCAGTAAAAGAAGGTGATTTCCGTGAAGATCTTTACCATAGGCTAAATGAATTTTCAATAAAGATTCCGGCTCTTCGTGAGCGTAAAGAAGATTTGATGCTTTTTGCGAACCATTTTCTTGATGAGGCGAATAAGGACCTGGAGAAAAATGTGCTTGGCTTTACAGATAAAGCAATAGATGCTTTTAAGAACTATAACTGGCCTGGTAACCTTCGTGAACTTCGGAACATGGTAAAAAGAGCAGTATTGCTCACCCAGGAAGATCTAATTCCGCTAAAAGTTTTACCTCATGAGATCGCGACTTCCAGTCGTTCTACGGAAAATGATTACGGTCTGTTCAAGAATAAGAATGAAGAACAACTAATTCTTGATGCTCTTGAGAAAACCGATGGTAATAAAAGCAAAGCCGCCAGAATGCTTTCTATAGATAGAAAGACGCTTTATAATAAGCTGAAGCAGTACGGTATCAAACTATAA
- a CDS encoding TonB-dependent receptor gives MKHLLSFVALLAISVQAYAQDYKISGIVTENGNPIDGASVYLQSTGSGTLTNEKGYYELELSEGNYTVIFSFGNQRSRTVNLTEDTTLNIDLAGAQESLDEVFLSSVRVTDESPITYSNLSNEEIADRNLGQDIPVLMSYMPNVVTTTDAGNGVGYTGIRVRGSDATRVNVTINGVPYNDSESQGTFWVNLGDFASSVENLQLQRGVGTSTNGAGAFGASLNILTDAYKEEPQGEIANSIGSYNTFKHTVKFSTGLINDHFSFTGRASKIRSDGYIDRASSDLKSYFLQGSFVDDNTLIKALTFGGSERTYQAWYGIDAETLENDRTFNPAGIYTDEDGNTKFYDGQTDNYKQDHYQLLWNQDFGSNWSTNLALHYTYGRGYYEEYEEDADLQEFGLPLFMSNGEEIASSDLVGTKWLDNHFYGTVFSVNYENTNWDLTLGGGWNKYEGDHYGEVIYTRFARNSDPYEPYYFNQADKTDFNIYGKANFAITEKLGGYLDLQLRTVNYETDGLLDDQTRFLNDDNFSFFNPKAGLTYQLNEGDQFYLSYARAHREPSRGDYENGDPEPEELNDFELGWRHQSTNFVLNTNLYYMDYQNQLVLTGGLDDVGAFIRQNSGNSYRLGLEVDATVRVTDNFNIRPNVALSRNKNVDFVSPFDGELVAYGDTDISYSPEIVAANMLDYSPVNGLELKFLSKYVGEQFMSNVEAENSKLDSYFVNDFNVQYTWEKAWMFREIVLTGLVNNIFGEEYVSNGYYYTYDISSDTNPSGVQTFDGAGYYPQATTNFLLGLTLKF, from the coding sequence ATGAAACATTTATTATCTTTTGTGGCGCTGCTGGCAATTTCTGTTCAGGCCTATGCACAGGATTACAAAATCAGTGGTATCGTAACTGAAAATGGAAATCCTATCGATGGAGCTTCAGTTTATCTACAAAGTACAGGCTCTGGAACTTTGACCAACGAAAAAGGTTACTACGAACTTGAACTTTCAGAAGGAAATTATACGGTTATCTTTTCCTTCGGAAATCAAAGAAGTAGAACTGTAAATCTAACCGAAGACACGACTTTAAATATTGATCTTGCCGGAGCGCAGGAATCTCTGGATGAAGTATTTTTATCTTCTGTGAGGGTGACCGATGAATCTCCAATTACCTATAGCAATTTAAGTAACGAAGAAATTGCCGACAGGAATCTTGGACAGGATATCCCGGTACTTATGAGCTATATGCCCAATGTGGTTACCACAACCGATGCCGGGAACGGTGTTGGATACACGGGAATTCGTGTTCGTGGTAGTGATGCAACAAGGGTGAATGTAACCATCAACGGTGTGCCTTATAATGATTCTGAAAGTCAGGGAACTTTTTGGGTGAACCTGGGAGATTTTGCTTCTTCCGTAGAAAATTTACAGCTACAGCGTGGTGTGGGAACATCAACCAATGGAGCAGGTGCCTTTGGGGCGAGTCTTAACATCCTTACAGATGCTTACAAAGAAGAACCTCAGGGAGAGATCGCGAACAGTATTGGTTCTTACAATACTTTTAAACATACCGTAAAATTTAGCACTGGTCTTATTAATGATCATTTCAGTTTTACTGGACGTGCTTCAAAAATTAGAAGTGATGGTTATATAGACCGGGCAAGTAGTGATTTAAAATCGTACTTTCTACAGGGATCTTTCGTAGATGATAATACACTTATTAAAGCACTTACTTTTGGTGGTAGCGAAAGAACATACCAGGCCTGGTATGGTATCGATGCTGAAACACTTGAAAATGACCGCACATTTAATCCAGCAGGAATCTATACCGATGAAGATGGAAACACGAAATTCTATGACGGGCAGACAGATAATTATAAACAGGATCATTACCAGTTACTATGGAACCAGGATTTTGGGTCTAACTGGTCTACAAATCTTGCACTTCACTATACCTATGGTCGTGGATATTACGAGGAATATGAAGAAGATGCAGATCTTCAGGAATTCGGACTTCCCTTATTCATGTCTAACGGAGAGGAAATTGCATCTTCAGATCTTGTAGGGACCAAATGGCTGGATAATCATTTCTACGGAACTGTTTTTAGCGTGAACTATGAAAATACAAACTGGGATCTTACGCTTGGTGGAGGATGGAACAAATATGAAGGTGATCATTATGGCGAGGTAATCTATACCAGATTTGCTAGAAATAGTGACCCTTACGAACCATACTATTTCAATCAGGCAGATAAAACCGACTTCAATATCTACGGAAAAGCAAACTTTGCGATTACTGAAAAACTTGGAGGTTATTTAGATCTTCAGTTAAGAACGGTGAACTATGAAACCGACGGACTTCTGGATGACCAGACTCGATTTTTAAACGATGATAACTTTAGTTTCTTTAATCCGAAGGCTGGGTTAACCTATCAATTGAATGAAGGTGACCAGTTCTACCTATCCTATGCACGTGCTCATCGTGAGCCAAGTCGTGGTGATTACGAAAATGGAGATCCGGAACCTGAAGAATTGAATGATTTTGAACTTGGATGGAGACATCAAAGCACCAATTTCGTTTTGAACACAAACCTTTATTATATGGATTATCAAAACCAGCTCGTGCTTACCGGTGGGCTTGATGATGTTGGGGCGTTTATTCGCCAGAATAGTGGAAATTCCTACCGACTTGGATTAGAGGTAGATGCAACAGTTAGAGTGACTGACAACTTTAATATTCGACCAAATGTTGCCTTAAGCCGAAATAAAAATGTGGACTTTGTTTCCCCGTTCGATGGAGAACTGGTAGCCTATGGAGATACAGATATTTCATATTCACCTGAGATAGTCGCTGCGAACATGCTGGATTACTCACCGGTGAACGGGCTCGAACTTAAATTTCTCTCTAAATATGTTGGGGAGCAGTTTATGAGTAATGTAGAAGCAGAAAATTCTAAACTGGACAGCTATTTCGTGAACGATTTTAATGTGCAGTATACCTGGGAAAAAGCCTGGATGTTTCGTGAGATCGTACTTACAGGGCTGGTAAATAATATATTTGGAGAAGAATACGTGTCTAACGGGTATTATTATACCTATGATATTTCCAGCGATACTAATCCATCTGGAGTGCAAACCTTTGATGGAGCTGGATATTATCCACAGGCAACAACAAACTTCTTACTTGGACTTACATTGAAGTTTTAA
- a CDS encoding DUF4301 family protein yields MNFSEKDILQIKEKGISKDEVEDQIAIFKRGNLKVNITEAATVGKGISRIEAAEKHELIDFYNSEKSKYSILKFVPASGAASRMFKALHNFSEEFDPENDELREYLDKKGDADLQRFFNHVDKLPFYNHAVNKAKKNHPDYENLSHDHQHSILVHTILDSDGLYLSDLPKGLVPFHKYDTHISTAFEEHLFEAAKYIAVDGVARLHFTVAEGDREKFEAEWNDVGERVEKATGVKFEIHYSYQDPKTDTIAVTGEFEPFRTKEDTLFFRPGGHGALIENMNQLDADIVFVKNIDNVVTEDKVQQVADHKKLLGGKLLKVQTKVYEYLETLDKGNVSHEKLDEIQTFLNDELFVKSGSDGDMFVENLKHKLRRPLRVCGMVKNEGEPGGGPFLVKDSDGNTSLQIIEGAQIDNDNPEQAKTAREATHFNPVDIVCGLKDHKGEAYDLNEYVDEDMSFIADKTKDGKELKALERPGLWNGGMARWNTIFVEVPVETFNPVKTVSDLLKDSHQPA; encoded by the coding sequence GTGAATTTTAGCGAAAAAGATATCCTTCAAATCAAGGAAAAAGGTATAAGTAAAGATGAAGTAGAAGACCAGATCGCCATTTTCAAACGAGGCAACCTGAAAGTAAATATTACCGAAGCTGCTACGGTAGGAAAAGGAATTAGCAGGATTGAAGCTGCTGAAAAACATGAATTGATAGATTTTTACAATTCAGAAAAATCTAAATACAGTATTCTTAAGTTCGTGCCGGCATCTGGTGCAGCTTCCAGAATGTTCAAGGCTTTGCATAACTTTTCCGAAGAGTTCGATCCAGAAAATGATGAGTTAAGAGAATATCTTGATAAAAAAGGTGATGCAGATCTTCAAAGATTCTTTAATCATGTAGATAAATTGCCTTTCTATAATCATGCGGTGAACAAAGCGAAAAAGAACCATCCAGACTATGAGAATCTTTCCCACGATCATCAGCATTCCATCCTGGTACACACGATTCTCGATTCAGATGGGCTCTATCTCAGTGATTTACCAAAAGGCCTGGTTCCATTTCATAAATACGACACTCATATTTCCACGGCTTTTGAAGAACATTTATTCGAAGCCGCAAAATATATTGCTGTAGATGGAGTTGCCAGACTTCATTTTACGGTAGCTGAAGGAGATCGCGAGAAGTTTGAAGCTGAATGGAATGATGTTGGAGAACGTGTAGAGAAGGCTACAGGGGTTAAATTCGAGATCCATTATTCTTACCAGGATCCAAAAACAGATACTATTGCGGTCACTGGCGAATTTGAGCCATTTAGAACTAAGGAGGATACCTTATTCTTTAGACCCGGAGGACATGGCGCGCTCATCGAAAATATGAATCAGTTAGATGCAGATATCGTATTTGTAAAGAATATCGATAATGTGGTTACTGAAGATAAAGTACAACAGGTGGCCGACCATAAGAAATTACTGGGAGGAAAACTGTTGAAGGTTCAGACTAAAGTATATGAGTACCTTGAAACCCTGGACAAAGGAAATGTATCTCATGAAAAACTGGATGAGATCCAGACATTTCTGAATGATGAATTATTCGTAAAATCTGGTAGTGACGGCGATATGTTCGTGGAAAACCTGAAACACAAACTTCGTAGACCATTGCGGGTTTGCGGGATGGTTAAGAATGAAGGTGAACCAGGCGGAGGTCCTTTCCTTGTGAAAGATAGCGACGGGAATACATCTCTACAAATAATTGAAGGAGCACAGATCGATAATGACAATCCCGAACAGGCTAAAACAGCTCGTGAAGCTACACATTTTAATCCGGTGGATATTGTTTGCGGACTCAAAGACCACAAGGGTGAAGCTTATGATCTTAATGAGTATGTAGATGAAGACATGAGTTTTATTGCAGATAAAACAAAAGATGGTAAGGAGTTGAAAGCTTTAGAGAGACCTGGTTTATGGAATGGTGGAATGGCACGCTGGAATACGATCTTTGTAGAAGTTCCTGTGGAAACCTTTAATCCTGTGAAAACCGTTTCAGACCTGCTAAAGGATTCTCATCAACCAGCTTAA
- a CDS encoding HIT family protein, with product MSTLFTKIVRGEVPAYKVAENSQFLAFLDVNPNGKGHTLCIPKKEVDKIWDLEEEIYQELMRFSRSVALALEKTVPCKRVGMAVIGLEVPHTHVHLIPLNTMDEMNFSNKVKMTEEEFQELAEKIHANVEL from the coding sequence ATGTCAACCTTATTTACAAAAATCGTTAGAGGAGAAGTACCAGCTTATAAAGTAGCAGAGAACAGTCAGTTTCTTGCATTCCTCGATGTGAATCCAAACGGGAAAGGTCACACGCTCTGCATTCCGAAAAAGGAAGTGGATAAGATCTGGGACCTTGAGGAAGAGATCTACCAGGAATTAATGCGTTTCTCCAGAAGTGTTGCTCTTGCACTTGAGAAGACCGTTCCCTGCAAAAGAGTGGGAATGGCCGTTATTGGACTAGAAGTGCCACATACCCATGTACATCTTATTCCTTTAAATACTATGGATGAAATGAACTTCTCCAACAAAGTGAAAATGACTGAAGAGGAATTTCAGGAACTTGCAGAAAAAATTCATGCGAACGTAGAGTTGTGA
- the arfB gene encoding alternative ribosome rescue aminoacyl-tRNA hydrolase ArfB: MDQHQIETELEFKAVRSSGPGGQHANKTSTKVELSFHVENSIGLSEAEKGRIRRKLENRINREGFLKMSSEDSRSQHSNREIVIHNFLELIKSALKRQKPRKKTKPTRASKLKRLHSKKKRSEIKANRKDPLK, encoded by the coding sequence ATGGATCAACATCAAATTGAAACAGAGCTTGAATTTAAAGCTGTAAGAAGTTCTGGTCCTGGTGGGCAACATGCTAATAAGACATCTACAAAAGTGGAACTTAGTTTTCATGTTGAGAATTCCATAGGACTTTCAGAAGCAGAAAAAGGCAGAATCCGAAGGAAGCTTGAAAACAGGATCAACCGCGAGGGATTTTTGAAGATGTCGAGTGAAGATTCCCGGAGTCAGCATTCCAATCGCGAGATCGTCATTCACAATTTTCTGGAATTGATAAAATCGGCACTTAAAAGACAGAAACCTCGAAAGAAGACAAAACCAACCCGGGCGTCAAAACTGAAAAGATTGCACTCTAAAAAGAAAAGATCAGAGATCAAGGCAAATAGAAAAGATCCTTTGAAGTGA
- a CDS encoding hybrid sensor histidine kinase/response regulator — MLNTKRSLTVKVVAGYVIVSILAGLAVWYIYNQVLTYSEIAQTNTENTQQLILVSEISTNLNESENTSRRLIQTGNEEELQLYNSQIDSIKFKINELETSYTQLDFEDEADSIYQLLEQKTENLKELVALRDTDRNTNYYRKALGELRNIDQSFKDYNYENRFRNLKSYQKDVLVKWLEYSREDNAENITTQRLDSLVKSVKRVLTDLEFANRQFQNEVVQKENELLNNDMILNQQLQGLLSNLEKSERKNSLERAETFQNMLDKTSTIILIGSCIIILIILYFIINIIGDITRSQRYRVQLEEAKNFAESLLASREQFMAAITHDLRSPLTTVMGYTDLIQKTDLDEKQAYYLKQIKKSSEFILRLVNDLLDLSKLEAGKMLIEKLAFHPGKLIEDTVNNIIPAERTKNVSIKIVVAPEAKMQLVSDPFRIKQILANLISNAWKFTEEGSIVISANLVKPKKNREILELRVKDSGIGISKEKQDSIFEEFSQEDNSIEKKFGGTGLGLAITKRLAHLLEGDIRVESEPGMGSEFIIEIPVEKYQPSGKKLKKSSEKKIEKNYAASGLKALVVDDEPGQLSLTVELSRSMGFEIDTAANGKIALEKINGKEYDLILTDIQMPVLDGFELIKTIRGTDEIMHLPVIALSGRTDLEKQVYMDAGFDEKLLKPYKSATLKETIAEVLDLEHKEPISSNVQGESTELQTVLYDLSEIYEFAGKDDDAFKEILRAFIEGTKESMEQLKSAWESQNEDELGKTAHKMLPMLRQMQAHTITPDLLKLEERKTVDETKFVNLQENLEKLIKDIEAQIIV, encoded by the coding sequence ATGCTAAATACGAAACGCTCTTTAACAGTAAAGGTTGTTGCAGGATATGTGATTGTTTCCATTCTCGCCGGGCTTGCTGTCTGGTATATTTATAACCAGGTGCTCACCTATTCTGAAATTGCCCAGACGAATACTGAAAATACACAGCAGCTCATTTTGGTATCTGAGATTTCCACCAACCTGAATGAATCTGAAAATACAAGCCGGCGTTTGATACAAACCGGGAATGAGGAAGAGCTACAACTTTACAACTCTCAAATTGATAGTATAAAATTCAAGATCAACGAACTGGAGACAAGTTACACTCAACTTGATTTTGAAGACGAAGCAGATAGTATTTACCAACTTCTGGAACAAAAGACAGAAAACCTGAAGGAGCTGGTTGCTTTGCGAGATACCGACAGGAATACCAATTATTACCGGAAAGCTCTTGGGGAACTTCGGAATATCGACCAGTCTTTCAAGGATTATAATTACGAGAACAGATTCAGGAATTTAAAATCTTATCAAAAGGATGTACTGGTAAAGTGGCTGGAATATTCGAGAGAAGATAATGCCGAAAATATTACTACTCAGCGTCTGGATTCGCTGGTCAAATCTGTCAAGAGAGTATTAACCGACCTTGAATTTGCTAACCGACAGTTTCAAAATGAGGTGGTTCAGAAGGAAAATGAGTTACTCAATAATGATATGATCCTGAATCAGCAATTACAGGGTTTGCTATCTAATTTAGAGAAAAGCGAACGAAAAAATTCATTGGAACGAGCAGAGACTTTTCAGAATATGCTGGACAAAACTTCCACGATCATTCTAATTGGGAGCTGTATTATTATCCTGATCATCCTTTATTTTATCATTAATATTATTGGTGATATTACCAGAAGTCAGCGATACAGGGTGCAACTGGAAGAGGCCAAGAATTTTGCAGAATCACTACTGGCCAGTAGAGAGCAGTTCATGGCTGCGATCACTCATGATCTTCGAAGCCCATTGACAACCGTCATGGGATATACAGATCTTATACAGAAAACCGATCTTGATGAAAAGCAAGCATATTATTTAAAGCAGATCAAAAAATCTTCAGAATTTATCCTGAGACTGGTCAATGATTTGCTGGATCTCTCCAAACTCGAAGCGGGAAAAATGCTGATAGAAAAACTAGCTTTCCACCCCGGCAAATTGATCGAGGATACTGTAAATAATATTATTCCTGCGGAAAGGACCAAAAATGTAAGTATTAAAATAGTTGTTGCTCCTGAAGCAAAAATGCAGCTGGTAAGTGATCCTTTCAGAATTAAACAGATCCTGGCGAACCTGATCTCAAATGCCTGGAAATTTACTGAAGAAGGAAGCATTGTCATCTCTGCAAATCTCGTAAAACCGAAGAAGAACAGAGAAATTCTTGAATTAAGAGTCAAAGATTCCGGGATCGGGATCTCAAAAGAAAAACAGGATAGTATTTTCGAGGAATTCTCCCAGGAAGATAATAGTATTGAGAAGAAATTTGGCGGTACCGGTCTTGGACTTGCCATCACGAAAAGACTGGCGCATTTATTAGAAGGTGACATCAGAGTGGAAAGTGAACCCGGGATGGGAAGTGAATTTATCATTGAAATTCCAGTCGAGAAATATCAGCCTTCAGGTAAAAAGTTGAAGAAATCTTCAGAAAAGAAAATCGAGAAGAATTATGCTGCTTCAGGACTAAAAGCGCTGGTAGTAGATGACGAACCTGGACAATTATCCCTTACCGTAGAACTATCCAGATCTATGGGTTTCGAAATTGATACTGCTGCAAATGGTAAGATCGCGCTGGAAAAGATTAATGGGAAAGAATATGATCTTATTCTCACCGATATTCAAATGCCAGTGCTGGATGGTTTTGAACTAATTAAGACTATTCGCGGCACCGATGAGATCATGCATCTACCCGTAATCGCTTTATCGGGTCGTACAGATCTTGAGAAACAAGTCTATATGGATGCCGGTTTCGATGAAAAGTTACTGAAACCATATAAATCTGCAACTTTAAAAGAAACCATTGCTGAAGTGCTGGATCTGGAACATAAAGAACCAATTTCCAGTAATGTGCAGGGAGAATCTACAGAGCTACAAACAGTACTTTACGATCTTTCTGAAATTTATGAATTTGCTGGTAAAGATGATGATGCCTTTAAAGAAATACTTCGCGCCTTTATCGAGGGAACAAAAGAAAGTATGGAACAGTTGAAATCGGCATGGGAAAGTCAGAACGAGGATGAATTAGGCAAAACTGCTCATAAAATGTTACCCATGCTTAGACAAATGCAGGCACATACCATAACGCCGGATCTACTAAAGTTAGAAGAAAGAAAAACTGTAGATGAGACTAAATTCGTGAATCTTCAGGAAAATCTTGAAAAGCTAATAAAAGATATCGAGGCGCAAATTATAGTTTGA
- the greA gene encoding transcription elongation factor GreA, which yields MSKVSYYTPEGLKKLRDELNQLKDVERPKASNAIGEARDKGDLSENAEYDAAKEAQGLLELKISKLEEVMANARVIDESQLDTSKVLVHSHVKIKNQTNGAEMTYKLVAQSEADLKSGKISVDSPIGKGLLGKKVGDTAEIQVPNGTVTFDVIEIWRE from the coding sequence ATGAGTAAAGTATCTTATTACACCCCTGAAGGGTTGAAAAAACTTAGAGATGAGCTCAACCAATTGAAAGATGTTGAGAGACCAAAAGCGTCAAATGCTATTGGTGAAGCGAGAGATAAGGGAGATCTTAGTGAAAACGCTGAATATGATGCTGCCAAGGAAGCCCAAGGATTACTGGAATTGAAAATTTCCAAACTGGAAGAAGTTATGGCTAACGCACGAGTGATCGATGAATCTCAACTGGATACTTCCAAAGTGCTAGTGCACTCGCATGTAAAAATTAAAAACCAGACCAACGGAGCAGAGATGACTTATAAGCTGGTTGCACAAAGCGAAGCCGATTTAAAATCTGGAAAGATCTCTGTAGATTCTCCAATTGGTAAAGGTTTACTTGGAAAAAAAGTAGGCGATACTGCTGAAATTCAGGTGCCCAACGGTACAGTTACCTTTGATGTGATCGAGATCTGGAGAGAGTAA